One window of Streptomyces sp. FIT100 genomic DNA carries:
- a CDS encoding DUF721 domain-containing protein, with protein sequence MSEDGTSKTPEPSGVDLARVALRAAKEQARARGAAAQEKRQARRGGGLRSGARADGRDPLPLGAAINRLITERGWETPAAVGGVMGRWPQIVGEDLAKHCVPLRYDEAPDERVLTVQCDSTAWATQLRLLAPRLVARLNEDLGQGTVRLIKVLGPGGPARRFGPLRAPGSTGPGDTYG encoded by the coding sequence ATGAGCGAGGACGGGACGTCCAAGACGCCGGAGCCGTCCGGGGTGGATCTGGCACGCGTGGCGCTGCGCGCCGCCAAGGAGCAGGCGCGGGCGCGAGGCGCGGCCGCGCAGGAGAAGCGTCAGGCCAGGCGGGGCGGCGGACTGCGCTCCGGTGCCCGGGCGGACGGGCGCGACCCGCTGCCGCTGGGCGCCGCGATCAACCGGCTGATCACCGAGCGGGGCTGGGAGACGCCCGCGGCGGTGGGCGGTGTGATGGGCCGCTGGCCGCAGATCGTGGGCGAGGACCTGGCGAAGCACTGCGTGCCGCTGCGGTACGACGAGGCCCCGGACGAGCGCGTCCTGACCGTGCAGTGCGACTCGACGGCGTGGGCGACACAGCTGCGGCTGCTTGCCCCGCGGCTGGTGGCGCGACTGAACGAGGACCTCGGCCAGGGGACGGTCCGACTGATCAAGGTGCTCGGTCCGGGCGGTCCCGCTCGCCGCTTCGGCCCGCTCCGGGCGCCCGGCAGCACGGGCCCGGGCGACACCTACGGCTGA
- a CDS encoding DLW-39 family protein gives MKKLLLVALAAIGGLLVYRQIQADRAEQDLWTEATDSVPAGSGV, from the coding sequence GTGAAGAAGCTTCTCCTGGTCGCACTGGCCGCCATCGGCGGGCTCCTCGTGTACCGCCAGATCCAGGCGGATCGCGCCGAGCAGGATCTGTGGACGGAGGCGACCGACTCCGTGCCCGCAGGTTCGGGTGTGTGA
- the gyrB gene encoding DNA topoisomerase (ATP-hydrolyzing) subunit B has translation MLCQKGRFVADSGNPNENIPSTAADATGEATASPSYDASAITVLEGLDAVRKRPGMYIGSTGERGLHHLVYEVVDNSVDEALAGHADTIDVTILADGGVRVVDNGRGIPVGIVPSEGKPAVEVVLTVLHAGGKFGGGGYAVSGGLHGVGVSVVNALSTKVAVEVKTDGHRWTQDYKLGTPTAPLQKNEATDESGTSVTFWADPDIFETTEYSFETLSRRFQEMAFLNKGLTLTLTDERESAKATVGADDPDAEAAAEPKARTVTYHYEGGIVDFVKYLNSRKGELIHPSVIDIDAEDKERMLSVEIAMQWNSQYSEGVYSFANTIHTHEGGTHEEGFRAALTGLVNRYARDKKLLREKDDNLTGEDIREGLTAIISVKLGEPQFEGQTKTKLGNTEAKTFVQKVVHEHLTDWFDRNPNEAADIIRKSIQAATARVAARKARDLTRRKGLLESASLPGKLSDCQSNDPTKCEIFIVEGDSAGGSAKSGRNPMYQAILPIRGKILNVEKARIDKILQNTEVQALISAFGTGVHEDFDIEKLRYHKIILMADADVDGQHINTLLLTFLFRFMRPLVEAGHVFLSRPPLYKIKWGRDDFEYAYSDRERDALVELGKRQGKRIKEDSIQRFKGLGEMNAEELRITTMDIEHRVLGQVTLDDAAQADDLFSVLMGEDVEARRSFIQRNAKDVRFLDI, from the coding sequence GTGCTGTGCCAGAAAGGGCGCTTCGTGGCCGATTCCGGCAACCCCAACGAGAACATTCCTTCCACTGCTGCCGACGCGACCGGCGAGGCCACGGCCTCCCCGTCCTACGACGCCAGCGCGATCACCGTCCTCGAGGGTCTGGACGCGGTCCGCAAGCGGCCCGGCATGTACATCGGCTCGACCGGTGAGCGTGGACTCCATCACCTCGTCTACGAGGTCGTCGACAACTCCGTCGACGAGGCCCTGGCCGGTCACGCGGACACGATCGACGTGACGATCCTCGCCGACGGCGGTGTCCGGGTTGTGGACAACGGGCGAGGCATCCCTGTGGGCATCGTCCCCTCCGAGGGGAAGCCGGCCGTCGAGGTCGTGCTGACGGTGCTGCACGCGGGCGGCAAGTTCGGCGGCGGCGGCTACGCCGTCTCCGGTGGTCTCCACGGAGTCGGTGTGTCCGTGGTGAACGCGCTGTCGACCAAGGTCGCGGTCGAGGTCAAGACCGACGGTCACCGCTGGACGCAGGACTACAAGCTGGGCACGCCCACCGCGCCGCTGCAGAAGAACGAGGCGACCGACGAGTCCGGCACCTCGGTCACCTTCTGGGCCGACCCCGACATCTTCGAGACGACCGAGTACTCCTTCGAGACGCTCTCGCGCCGTTTCCAGGAGATGGCCTTCCTCAACAAGGGCCTGACCCTGACGCTGACGGACGAGCGCGAGTCGGCGAAGGCCACGGTCGGCGCCGACGACCCGGACGCCGAGGCAGCCGCGGAGCCGAAGGCGCGTACGGTCACGTACCACTACGAGGGCGGCATCGTCGACTTCGTGAAGTACCTGAACTCGCGCAAGGGCGAGCTCATCCACCCCTCGGTCATCGACATCGACGCCGAGGACAAGGAGCGGATGCTCTCGGTCGAGATCGCGATGCAGTGGAACTCGCAGTACAGCGAGGGTGTCTACTCGTTCGCGAACACGATCCACACGCACGAGGGCGGCACTCACGAAGAGGGCTTCCGCGCCGCGCTGACCGGTCTCGTCAACCGCTACGCGCGCGACAAGAAGCTGCTGCGCGAGAAGGACGACAACCTCACGGGTGAGGACATCCGCGAGGGTCTCACCGCGATCATCTCGGTCAAGCTCGGCGAGCCGCAGTTCGAGGGCCAGACGAAGACGAAGCTGGGCAACACCGAGGCGAAGACCTTCGTGCAGAAGGTCGTCCACGAGCACCTGACCGACTGGTTCGACCGCAACCCCAACGAGGCCGCGGACATCATCCGCAAGTCGATCCAGGCCGCCACCGCCCGGGTCGCCGCCCGCAAGGCCCGCGATCTGACCCGCCGCAAGGGGCTGCTGGAGAGCGCCTCGCTGCCCGGCAAGCTCTCGGACTGCCAGTCGAACGACCCCACCAAGTGCGAGATCTTCATCGTCGAGGGTGACTCCGCCGGCGGCTCGGCCAAGTCCGGCCGCAACCCGATGTACCAGGCGATCCTGCCGATCCGCGGCAAGATCCTGAACGTCGAGAAGGCGCGCATCGACAAGATCCTTCAGAACACCGAGGTCCAGGCCCTCATCTCGGCCTTCGGCACCGGTGTCCACGAGGACTTCGACATCGAGAAGCTCCGCTATCACAAGATCATCCTGATGGCGGACGCCGACGTCGACGGACAGCACATCAACACGCTGCTGCTGACCTTCCTCTTCCGCTTCATGCGCCCGCTGGTCGAGGCGGGCCACGTCTTCCTCTCCCGCCCGCCGCTCTACAAGATCAAGTGGGGCCGGGACGACTTCGAGTACGCGTACTCGGACCGCGAGCGCGACGCCCTCGTGGAGCTCGGCAAGCGTCAGGGCAAGCGGATCAAGGAAGACTCGATCCAGCGCTTCAAGGGTCTCGGCGAGATGAACGCCGAGGAGCTGCGCATCACCACCATGGACATCGAGCACCGCGTACTCGGCCAGGTCACCCTGGACGACGCCGCGCAGGCCGACGACCTCTTCTCGGTGCTGATGGGCGAGGACGTAGAGGCGCGGCGCTCCTTCATCCAGCGCAACGCCAAGGACGTCCGCTTCCTCGACATCTGA
- a CDS encoding serine/threonine-protein kinase — protein MGEVFAGRYELIDPIGRGGVGAVWRAWDQRRRRYVAAKVLQQSDAHTLLRFVREQALRIDHPHVLAPASWAADDDKVLFTMDLVSGGSLAHVIGDYGPLPPRFVCALLDQLLSGLAAVHAEGVVHRDIKPANILLEATGTGRPHLRLSDFGISMRKGEPRLTETNYVVGTPGYFAPEQMMGAEPDFPADLFAVGLVALYLLQGRKPDSRALVEHFAAHGTPGAPQGIPEPLWQVIAGLLQPDPQARFRTATGARKALTSAVEMLSEPGVDDEPVEVFDQLGPLPAGFGPDGPDSLDRPATSAGPTAQTAPVAGAEPQSQPAPAQAAPAQPAPPAQPDPYNAGQPAQHPGQHTGHGQPAPPVPAPSETGSFHLAPPPEQHTPPPQSVQPPAHPPVPAHAASPHHAAAPDLSQARTAAVPYEQAPTRQYTGHGPQVPTPAPPLSHAATSAAHTTPQQRPGPPPKVAIPVLFVALVCFAVGIWALTQV, from the coding sequence ATGGGTGAGGTCTTCGCTGGTCGGTACGAGCTGATCGACCCGATCGGACGCGGTGGAGTCGGCGCGGTCTGGCGCGCCTGGGACCAACGGCGACGGCGCTATGTGGCCGCCAAGGTCCTTCAGCAGAGCGACGCGCACACCCTGCTGCGCTTCGTCCGAGAGCAGGCGCTCCGCATCGATCACCCCCATGTCCTCGCCCCGGCCAGCTGGGCCGCGGACGACGACAAGGTGCTGTTCACCATGGATCTGGTGAGCGGCGGGTCGCTGGCGCATGTCATCGGCGACTACGGCCCGCTGCCGCCCCGCTTCGTCTGCGCCCTGCTCGACCAACTGCTGTCCGGACTCGCCGCGGTGCACGCGGAGGGGGTCGTGCACCGTGACATCAAGCCGGCCAACATCCTGCTGGAGGCCACCGGGACCGGGCGGCCGCATCTGCGGCTGTCCGATTTCGGCATCTCCATGCGCAAGGGCGAGCCGCGTCTGACCGAGACCAACTATGTGGTGGGGACGCCCGGTTACTTCGCGCCCGAGCAGATGATGGGCGCGGAGCCGGACTTCCCGGCCGACCTCTTCGCGGTCGGGCTGGTCGCGCTCTATCTGCTCCAGGGCCGGAAGCCCGACTCCCGGGCTCTGGTCGAGCACTTCGCCGCGCACGGCACCCCAGGCGCCCCGCAGGGCATTCCCGAGCCGCTGTGGCAGGTCATCGCGGGCCTGCTGCAGCCCGACCCGCAGGCCAGGTTCCGCACGGCCACGGGCGCGCGCAAGGCCCTGACCTCGGCTGTCGAGATGCTTTCCGAGCCCGGAGTCGACGACGAACCCGTCGAAGTCTTCGACCAACTCGGTCCGCTCCCCGCGGGCTTCGGCCCCGACGGTCCCGACAGCCTCGACCGCCCCGCGACTTCCGCGGGCCCCACCGCCCAGACCGCTCCCGTCGCCGGCGCGGAACCCCAGTCGCAGCCCGCGCCCGCGCAGGCCGCCCCCGCGCAGCCCGCACCGCCCGCGCAGCCCGATCCGTACAACGCCGGGCAGCCGGCACAGCACCCCGGACAGCACACCGGCCACGGTCAGCCCGCTCCCCCCGTGCCGGCGCCCTCCGAGACCGGCTCCTTCCATCTCGCACCGCCGCCGGAGCAGCACACCCCACCCCCGCAGTCGGTCCAGCCACCCGCTCACCCGCCTGTACCCGCGCACGCGGCCTCCCCCCATCACGCCGCCGCTCCGGATCTCTCCCAGGCCCGGACGGCGGCGGTGCCGTACGAACAAGCTCCCACTCGTCAGTACACCGGCCACGGCCCGCAGGTTCCCACCCCCGCGCCGCCGCTTTCCCACGCAGCCACTTCAGCCGCCCACACGACCCCGCAACAGCGTCCGGGACCGCCCCCGAAGGTGGCGATCCCGGTGCTGTTCGTGGCGCTGGTCTGCTTCGCGGTCGGCATCTGGGCCCTCACCCAGGTCTGA
- the gnd gene encoding phosphogluconate dehydrogenase (NAD(+)-dependent, decarboxylating), translated as MELGLVGLGKMGGNMRERIRRAGHTVIGYDRNPELSDVHSLEELVAKLKGPRVVWVMVPAGAATQATVDELAALLSPGDIVVDGGNSRWTDDEKHAVELGIKGIGFVDCGVSGGVWGLENGYALMYGGHEEHVARVQPIFDALKPEGEFGSVHAGKVGAGHFAKMVHNGIEYAMMQAYAEGWELLEKVDSVTDVREVFRSWQEGTVIRSWLLDLAVNALDEDEHLEKLRGYAQDSGEGRWTVEAAIDNAVPLPAITASLFARFASRQEDSPQMKMIAALRNQFGGHAVESKK; from the coding sequence ATGGAGCTCGGTCTCGTCGGCCTCGGCAAGATGGGCGGCAACATGCGCGAGCGCATCCGCCGCGCAGGCCACACCGTCATCGGCTACGACCGCAACCCGGAACTCTCCGATGTCCACAGCCTCGAGGAGCTTGTGGCCAAGCTCAAGGGTCCGCGCGTCGTGTGGGTGATGGTCCCGGCCGGTGCCGCGACGCAGGCCACCGTCGACGAGCTGGCCGCGCTGCTCTCCCCCGGCGACATCGTCGTGGACGGCGGCAACTCGCGGTGGACGGACGACGAGAAGCACGCCGTCGAGCTGGGCATCAAGGGCATCGGCTTCGTCGACTGCGGTGTGTCCGGCGGCGTCTGGGGCCTGGAGAACGGCTATGCGCTGATGTACGGCGGCCACGAGGAGCATGTCGCCAGGGTGCAGCCGATCTTCGACGCGCTGAAGCCCGAGGGCGAGTTCGGCTCGGTGCACGCGGGCAAGGTCGGTGCCGGACACTTCGCGAAGATGGTCCACAACGGCATCGAGTACGCCATGATGCAGGCCTACGCCGAGGGCTGGGAGCTGCTGGAGAAGGTCGACTCGGTCACGGACGTCCGTGAGGTCTTCCGCTCCTGGCAGGAGGGCACGGTCATCCGCTCCTGGCTGCTCGACCTGGCGGTCAACGCCCTGGACGAGGACGAGCACCTGGAGAAGCTGCGTGGTTATGCACAGGACTCCGGCGAGGGCCGGTGGACTGTGGAAGCCGCGATCGACAACGCGGTGCCGCTGCCTGCGATCACCGCGTCGCTCTTCGCGCGGTTCGCGTCGCGCCAGGAGGACTCCCCGCAGATGAAGATGATCGCTGCCCTCCGGAACCAGTTCGGCGGACACGCGGTCGAGAGCAAGAAGTAA
- a CDS encoding DUF3566 domain-containing protein — translation MTDTRGPQPPYETHGGEQPVQQGTQPYHPPQAYPSPHGGAGTQGGQQHGAAQQPHAGAAGSAVRRPRTGASTQPRTRKARLRVAKADPWSVMKVSFLLSIALGICTVVASAVLWMVMDAMGVFSTVGGTISEATGSNESNGFDLQSFLSLPRVLLFTSVIAVIDVVLATALATLGAFIYNLSAGFVGGVELTLAEDE, via the coding sequence GTGACGGACACCCGGGGGCCGCAGCCCCCGTACGAAACGCATGGTGGGGAGCAACCGGTGCAGCAGGGAACGCAGCCGTACCACCCGCCCCAGGCGTACCCCTCACCCCATGGGGGCGCGGGGACGCAGGGCGGCCAGCAGCACGGTGCCGCGCAGCAGCCGCATGCCGGCGCGGCCGGCAGCGCAGTGCGCCGGCCACGCACGGGGGCGAGCACACAGCCACGGACACGCAAGGCGCGGCTCCGGGTGGCCAAGGCCGATCCGTGGTCGGTGATGAAGGTCAGCTTCCTTCTCTCCATCGCGCTGGGCATCTGCACCGTCGTCGCATCCGCGGTGCTGTGGATGGTCATGGACGCCATGGGCGTCTTCTCGACGGTCGGCGGCACGATCAGCGAGGCGACCGGGTCGAACGAGAGCAACGGCTTCGACCTCCAGTCGTTCCTGTCGCTGCCGCGCGTGCTGCTCTTCACCTCGGTGATCGCGGTGATCGATGTGGTGCTCGCCACGGCCCTGGCGACGCTGGGCGCCTTCATCTACAACCTCTCCGCCGGGTTCGTGGGCGGAGTCGAGCTGACTCTCGCCGAGGACGAATAG
- the dnaN gene encoding DNA polymerase III subunit beta, giving the protein MKIRVERDVLAEAVAWVARSLPARPPAPVLAGLLLKAEDGALSFSSFDYEVSAKVSVDAEVEEEGTVLVSGRLLADISRALPNRPVEISTDGVRATVVCGSSRFTLHTLPVEEYPALPQMPTATGTVPGEVFASAAAQVAIAAGRDDTLPVLTGVRIEIEGDTVTLASTDRYRFAVREFLWKPESPDASAVALVPAKTLLDTAKALTSGDTVTLALSGSGAGEGLIGFEGAGRRTTTRLLEGDLPKYRTLFPTEFNSVAVIETAPFVEAVKRVALVAERNTPVRLSFEQGVLILEAGSSDDAQAVERVDAQLEGDDISIAFNPTFLLDGLSAIDSPVAQLSFTTSTKPALLSGKPAVDAEADEAYKYLIMPVRLSG; this is encoded by the coding sequence GTGAAGATCCGGGTGGAGCGCGATGTACTCGCGGAGGCGGTGGCGTGGGTGGCCAGGAGCCTCCCGGCCCGTCCGCCGGCGCCCGTTCTCGCGGGCCTTCTTCTGAAGGCCGAGGACGGCGCTCTCAGCTTCTCCAGCTTCGACTACGAGGTCTCGGCCAAGGTCTCGGTCGACGCCGAGGTCGAGGAGGAAGGGACGGTGCTCGTCTCCGGCCGTCTCCTCGCCGACATCAGCCGCGCCCTCCCCAACCGGCCGGTGGAGATTTCCACAGACGGTGTACGGGCGACCGTGGTCTGCGGCTCCTCCCGCTTCACCCTCCACACACTGCCTGTGGAGGAGTACCCGGCGCTGCCGCAGATGCCGACCGCGACCGGCACCGTCCCCGGTGAGGTCTTCGCCTCGGCCGCCGCCCAGGTCGCCATCGCCGCGGGCCGCGACGACACCCTGCCCGTCCTGACCGGCGTACGGATCGAGATCGAGGGCGACACGGTCACCCTGGCCTCCACCGACCGCTACCGCTTCGCGGTCCGCGAGTTCCTGTGGAAGCCGGAGTCCCCGGACGCCTCCGCGGTCGCCCTGGTGCCCGCGAAGACGCTGCTCGACACGGCCAAGGCGCTGACCAGCGGTGACACGGTCACGCTGGCGTTGTCCGGCTCCGGTGCCGGCGAGGGCCTCATCGGCTTCGAGGGTGCCGGCCGGCGCACCACCACCCGCCTGCTCGAGGGTGACCTGCCGAAGTACCGGACGCTGTTCCCGACCGAGTTCAACTCGGTCGCGGTGATCGAGACCGCCCCGTTCGTCGAGGCCGTCAAGCGCGTCGCCCTCGTCGCCGAGCGGAACACCCCGGTGCGGCTCAGCTTCGAGCAGGGCGTGCTGATCCTGGAGGCCGGCTCCAGCGACGATGCACAGGCTGTGGAGCGTGTGGACGCGCAGCTGGAGGGCGACGACATCTCCATCGCCTTCAACCCGACGTTCCTGCTGGACGGCCTGAGCGCCATCGACTCCCCCGTGGCCCAGCTCTCCTTCACCACGTCCACCAAGCCCGCGCTGCTCAGCGGCAAGCCCGCGGTGGACGCGGAGGCGGACGAGGCCTACAAGTACCTGATCATGCCGGTGCGGCTCTCGGGCTGA
- the gyrA gene encoding DNA gyrase subunit A translates to MADENTPVTTESEEEDQQLRIEPVGLETEMQRSYLDYAMSVIVSRALPDVRDGLKPVHRRVLYAMYDGGYRPEKGFYKCARVVGDVMGTYHPHGDSSIYDALVRLAQPWSMRMPLVDSNGNFGSPGNDPAAAMRYTECKMMPLSMEMLRDIDEETVDFQDNYDGRNQEPTVLPARFPNLLVNGSAGIAVGMATNIPPHNLREVAAGAQWALEHPEASHEELLDALIERIKGPDFPTGALVVGRKGIEEAYRTGRGSITMRAVVEVEEIQNRQCLVVTELPYQVNPDNLAQKIADLVKDGKVGGIADVRDETSSRTGQRLVIVLKRDAVAKVVLNNLYKHTDLQTNFGANMLALVDGVPRTLSLDAFIRHWVTHQIEVIVRRTKFRLRKAEERAHILRGLLKALDAIDEVIALIRRSDTVEVAREGLMGLLQIDEIQANAILEMQLRRLAALERQKIVQEHDELQAKINEYNAILASPEKQRQIVSEELAVIVEKFGDDRRSKLVPFDGDMSIEDLIAEEDIVVTITRGGYIKRTKTEDYRSQKRGGKGVRGTKLKQDDIVDHFFVSTTHHWLLFFTNKGRVYRAKAYELPDAGRDARGQHVANLLAFQPDEQIAEILAIRDYEAAPYLVLATKAGLVKKTSLKDYDSPRSGGVIAINLRETDDGAEGGADELIGAELVSSEDDLLLISKKAQSIRFTATDEALRPMGRATSGVKGMSFREGDELLSMNVVRPGTFVFTATDGGYAKRTAVDEYRVQGRGGLGIKAAKIVEDRGSLVGALVVEETDEILAITLSGGVIRTRVNEVRETGRDTMGVQLINLGKRDAVVGIARNAEAGREAEEVDGPEDAESGVTAGTAEAGVAAEAAEGTELSAGEHEE, encoded by the coding sequence ATGGCCGACGAGAACACCCCCGTGACCACCGAGTCCGAAGAGGAAGACCAGCAGCTGCGGATCGAGCCCGTCGGGCTCGAGACCGAGATGCAGCGCTCGTACCTCGACTACGCGATGTCCGTCATCGTCTCGCGTGCGCTGCCGGACGTACGGGACGGCCTCAAGCCGGTCCACCGCCGTGTGCTCTACGCGATGTACGACGGCGGCTACCGGCCCGAGAAGGGCTTCTACAAGTGCGCCCGTGTCGTCGGCGACGTCATGGGTACGTACCACCCGCACGGCGACTCCTCGATCTACGACGCGCTCGTCCGTCTGGCACAGCCGTGGTCGATGCGGATGCCGCTGGTCGACTCCAACGGCAACTTCGGTTCCCCGGGCAACGACCCGGCCGCCGCCATGCGGTACACCGAGTGCAAGATGATGCCGCTGTCCATGGAGATGCTCCGGGACATCGACGAGGAGACCGTCGACTTCCAGGACAACTACGACGGCCGCAACCAGGAGCCGACGGTCCTGCCGGCGCGCTTCCCGAACCTGCTGGTCAACGGCAGCGCCGGCATCGCCGTCGGTATGGCCACCAACATTCCGCCGCACAATCTGCGCGAGGTCGCGGCCGGCGCCCAGTGGGCGCTGGAGCACCCCGAGGCCAGCCACGAGGAGCTCCTCGACGCGCTGATCGAGCGGATCAAGGGCCCGGACTTCCCGACCGGCGCGCTCGTCGTCGGCCGCAAGGGCATCGAGGAGGCGTACCGGACCGGCCGCGGCTCCATCACGATGCGCGCGGTCGTCGAGGTCGAGGAGATCCAGAACCGCCAGTGCCTGGTGGTCACGGAGCTGCCGTACCAGGTCAACCCGGACAACCTCGCGCAGAAGATCGCCGACCTCGTCAAGGACGGCAAGGTCGGCGGCATCGCCGACGTCCGCGACGAGACCTCCTCCCGGACCGGTCAGCGCCTCGTCATCGTGCTCAAGCGTGACGCCGTCGCCAAGGTCGTCCTCAACAACCTCTACAAGCACACCGACCTGCAGACGAACTTCGGCGCCAACATGCTGGCGCTCGTCGACGGTGTGCCGCGCACGCTGTCCCTCGACGCGTTCATCCGCCACTGGGTGACGCATCAGATCGAGGTCATCGTCCGTCGGACGAAGTTCCGGCTGCGCAAGGCCGAGGAGCGGGCCCACATCCTGCGCGGTCTGCTCAAGGCGCTCGACGCGATCGACGAGGTCATCGCGCTGATCCGGCGCAGTGACACGGTCGAGGTCGCGCGCGAGGGCCTGATGGGCCTGCTGCAGATCGACGAGATCCAGGCGAATGCGATCCTGGAGATGCAGCTGCGCCGGCTCGCCGCCCTGGAGCGCCAGAAGATCGTGCAGGAGCACGACGAGCTGCAGGCGAAGATCAACGAGTACAACGCGATCCTCGCCTCGCCCGAGAAGCAGCGTCAGATCGTCAGCGAGGAGCTGGCCGTCATCGTCGAGAAGTTCGGCGACGACCGGCGTTCCAAGCTGGTCCCCTTCGACGGTGACATGTCCATCGAGGACCTGATCGCCGAAGAGGACATCGTCGTCACCATCACGCGTGGCGGCTACATCAAGCGGACCAAGACCGAGGACTACCGCTCGCAGAAGCGGGGCGGAAAGGGCGTGCGCGGCACGAAGCTGAAGCAGGACGACATCGTCGACCACTTCTTCGTCTCGACCACGCACCACTGGCTGTTGTTCTTCACCAACAAGGGCCGGGTCTACCGGGCCAAGGCGTACGAGCTGCCGGACGCCGGCCGGGACGCCCGCGGCCAGCACGTCGCCAACCTGCTGGCCTTCCAGCCGGACGAGCAGATCGCCGAGATCCTCGCGATCCGCGACTACGAGGCGGCGCCTTATCTGGTGCTCGCCACCAAGGCCGGTCTGGTGAAGAAGACCTCGCTGAAGGACTACGACTCGCCCCGCTCCGGCGGTGTCATCGCGATCAACCTCCGGGAGACGGACGACGGCGCCGAAGGCGGTGCCGACGAGCTGATCGGCGCCGAGCTGGTGTCCTCCGAGGATGACCTGCTGCTCATCAGCAAGAAGGCGCAGTCGATCCGGTTCACCGCGACGGACGAGGCGCTTCGCCCGATGGGCCGTGCCACTTCGGGTGTCAAGGGCATGAGTTTCCGCGAGGGCGACGAACTGCTGTCGATGAATGTCGTCAGGCCCGGTACCTTCGTGTTCACTGCCACCGACGGCGGGTACGCGAAGCGGACCGCCGTCGACGAGTACCGCGTCCAGGGCCGCGGCGGCCTCGGTATCAAGGCCGCCAAGATCGTGGAGGACCGCGGTTCGCTCGTCGGCGCGCTGGTGGTCGAGGAGACCGACGAGATCCTCGCCATCACGTTGTCCGGTGGCGTGATTCGTACGCGAGTCAATGAAGTCAGGGAGACGGGCCGTGACACCATGGGCGTCCAACTGATCAATCTCGGCAAGCGCGATGCTGTGGTCGGCATCGCCCGCAACGCCGAGGCCGGCCGCGAGGCCGAGGAGGTCGACGGGCCCGAGGACGCCGAGAGCGGCGTCACGGCCGGGACCGCCGAGGCTGGTGTGGCTGCCGAGGCCGCCGAGGGCACGGAGCTCTCGGCTGGGGAGCACGAGGAGTAA
- the recF gene encoding DNA replication/repair protein RecF (All proteins in this family for which functions are known are DNA-binding proteins that assist the filamentation of RecA onto DNA for the initiation of recombination or recombinational repair.) — protein sequence MHVTHLSLADFRSYARVEVPLDPGVSVFVGANGQGKTNLVEAVGYLATLGSHRVASDAPLVRVGADRAVIRAAVTQGERSQLIELELNPGRANRARINRSSQVRPRDVLGIVRTVLFAPEDLALVKGDPGERRRFLDELITARSPRMAGVRSDYERVLKQRNTLLKSAAMARRHGGRSMDLSTLDVWDQHLAHAGAELLARRLDLIAALRPLTDKAYEQLAPGGGPVALEYRGSAGGDGHARDELYEQLIAALAESRKQEIERGVTLVGPHRDELLLKLGELPAKGYASHGESWSYALALRLASYDLLRAEGNEPVLVLDDVFAELDARRRERLAELVAPGEQVLVTAAVDDDVPGVLAGARYAVADGAVERV from the coding sequence ATGCATGTCACGCATCTGTCGCTGGCCGATTTCCGCTCGTACGCCCGGGTCGAGGTCCCGCTCGACCCGGGCGTCAGCGTGTTCGTGGGGGCGAACGGCCAGGGCAAGACGAACCTGGTCGAGGCCGTCGGCTATCTCGCGACCCTCGGCAGCCACCGGGTCGCGTCCGACGCTCCGCTGGTGCGGGTGGGGGCGGACCGCGCCGTCATCCGCGCGGCCGTCACACAGGGCGAGCGTTCCCAGCTGATCGAGCTGGAGCTCAATCCCGGCAGGGCGAATCGGGCGCGGATCAACCGGTCGTCCCAGGTCAGGCCGCGGGACGTGCTCGGGATCGTACGGACGGTGCTCTTCGCGCCGGAGGATCTGGCGCTGGTCAAGGGGGATCCCGGCGAGCGGCGGCGTTTCCTCGACGAACTGATCACGGCGCGCTCCCCGCGGATGGCGGGGGTGCGGTCCGACTACGAGCGAGTGCTCAAGCAGCGCAACACGCTGCTGAAGTCCGCGGCGATGGCGCGGCGGCACGGCGGCCGCTCGATGGATCTGTCCACGCTCGACGTCTGGGACCAGCATCTGGCGCACGCGGGCGCGGAGCTGCTGGCCCGGCGGCTCGATCTGATCGCGGCGCTGCGGCCGCTGACCGACAAGGCGTACGAGCAGCTGGCGCCGGGCGGCGGGCCGGTCGCGCTGGAGTACCGCGGATCGGCCGGCGGCGACGGGCACGCGCGCGACGAGCTGTACGAGCAGCTCATCGCCGCGCTCGCGGAGTCGCGCAAGCAGGAGATCGAGCGGGGCGTCACGCTCGTCGGGCCGCACCGCGACGAGCTGCTGCTGAAGCTGGGCGAGCTGCCGGCGAAGGGGTACGCGAGCCACGGCGAGTCCTGGTCGTACGCGCTGGCGCTGCGGCTGGCCTCGTACGACCTGCTCAGGGCCGAGGGCAACGAGCCGGTGCTCGTCCTCGACGACGTCTTCGCCGAGCTGGACGCCCGTCGCCGGGAGCGGCTTGCGGAACTGGTGGCTCCGGGCGAGCAGGTGCTGGTGACGGCGGCGGTGGACGACGACGTTCCGGGAGTGCTCGCGGGGGCGCGGTACGCCGTGGCGGACGGGGCGGTGGAGCGCGTATGA